From a region of the Arachis ipaensis cultivar K30076 chromosome B09, Araip1.1, whole genome shotgun sequence genome:
- the LOC107616392 gene encoding uncharacterized protein LOC107616392: MVQKMPGSVVQIETRLLYNGNEEAHGVKILHRVFWSFNPCIRAFRHCKPLVQVDDTHLYGKYKGTLLVAIAQDGNQNIVPITFALVERETADAWHFFLRNLRMHVVRKDGVGMNSDLHESIRAVVNRSRGDCNFLRAFKVPHLQKLVVNIWYSRTVEAYNINYKRLEERREAYARWCDAIGLRYWVLAFDEKYRWGHTTTNLVECINSVLKDAHNLPVLALVRATYYRLNEPFTQKSAETHGRKRARFTYSVFAQQRIEANMQQAGNIVVHRWNDYHVAMFLLAVLTSVSIGSFDVFDVSRMKPLSHDAPPDVWSEVGPRIPWGISTDAPCGSANPDGKGIALKSDQPPELALAQCCSC; the protein is encoded by the exons ATGGTTCAGAAGATGCCTGGTTCAGTTGTCCAAATAGAAACACGACTACTGTACAACGGGAATGAGGAGGCGCACGGTGTAAAAATACTTCATCGTGTATTTTGGAGTTTCAATCCATGCATTAGGGCATTCAGGCATTGCAAGCCCCTAGTTCAGGTAGACGACACACACTTATACGGAAAATACAAAGGTACACTTCTGGTCGCTATTGCACAAGATGGGAACCAGAACATTGTGCCTATCACTTTTGCCTTGGTGGAACGGGAGACAGCTGATGCGTGGCACTTCTTTCTCAGGAATCTGCGGATGCATGTTGTTAGAAAAGACGGTGTGGGTATGAACTCAGATCTGCATGAGTCAATCCGGGCAGTAGTAAATCGTTCCAGAGGTGATTG CAACTTCCTAAGGGCATTCAAAGTCCCTCACTTGCAAAAGCTTGTTGTGAACATATGGTATTCAAGAACGGTGGAAGCGTACAACATCAACTATAAGAGGTTGGAAGAGCGACGCGAGGCATATGCCAGGTGGTGCGATGCCATTGGACTCAGATATTGGGTATTGGCATTCGACGAGAAATATCGATGGGGCCATACGACGACGAACCTTGTTGAGTGCATTAACTCAGTGTTGAAGGATGCCCATAATCTACCTGTGTTAGCGCTGGTTCGAGCAACATATTATCGGTTAAATGAACCTTTTACGCAGAAGAGTGCCGAGACTCACGGACGCAAGCGTGCTAGATTTACTTACTCCGTATTTGCACAACAGCGGATAGAAGCAAATATGCAACAGGCTGGGAATATAGTTGTACACCG GTGGAACGACTACCATGTCGCCATGTTTTTGCTTGCTGTGCTAACCAGCGTCTCGATTGGTAGCT TTGATGTGTTTGATGTTAGTCGT ATGAAACCACTATCACACGACGCACCCCCTGACGTGTGGTCTGAAGTAGGACCCCGCATACCATGGGGTATATCTACTGATGCCCCATGTGGATCAGCCAACCCTGACGGTAAAGGCATAGCACTGAAATCTGACCAACCGCCCGAACTAGCGTTGGCCCAATGCTGTAGTTGCTGA